The following are encoded together in the Juglans microcarpa x Juglans regia isolate MS1-56 chromosome 2D, Jm3101_v1.0, whole genome shotgun sequence genome:
- the LOC121248149 gene encoding ALA-interacting subunit 1-like, which translates to MAITGASSSGGAKDGTSDSSSVARRNSKKPKYSRFTQQELPACKPILTPGWVITAFISIGVIFIPIGLASLFASERVVEIVDRYDEDCVPLNYTYNKLAYIQSSETNKTCTKRLIVSKQMKSPVYIYYQLDNFYQNHRRYVKSRSDKQLRSKASEDDTSTCKPEAVTENNSPIVPCGLIAWSLFNDTYGFSVKNKVLEVSKKNIAWKSDQENKFGSDVYPKNFQSGGLIGGAKLNASIPLSEQEDLIVWMRTAALPTFRKLYGKIETDLEANDEITVVIQNNYNTYSFGGKKRLVLSTTSWIGGKNDFLGVAYLTVGGLCLFLAISFILLYVIKPRPLGDPSYLSWNRGHTS; encoded by the exons ATGGCAATCACAGGAGCATCGAGCTCGGGAGGGGCCAAAGACGGGACGTCGGATTCATCATCCGTTGCCAGAAGGAACTCCAAGAAACCCAAAT ATTCAAGGTTTACGCAGCAAGAGCTTCCTGCTTGCAAACCAATTTTAACGCCAGGATGG GTCATTACAGCTTTTATTTCTATTGGAGTTATCTTCATTCCTATTGGCCTTGCTTCCTTATTTGCATCAGAACGG GTTGTGGAAATTGTCGATCGATATGATGAGGATTGCGTTCCTCTTAATTATACCTACAATAAGCTTGCATATATTCAAAGTAGTGAAACTAACAAGACGTGTACTAAGAGATTGATT GTTTCAAAGCAAATGAAAAGTCCTGTCTATATCTATTATCAACTTGATAACTTCTATCAGAATCATCGCCG ATATGTTAAGAGTAGAAGTGACAAACAATTGCGGAGCAAGGCGAGTGAGGATGACACAAGTACCTGTAAACCTGAAGCCGTCACGGAAAATAACTCTCCAATTGTTCCTTGTGGCCTCATTGCTTGGAGTTTGTTTAATGACACATATGGATTTTCAGTGAAAAACAAGGTGCTAGAGGTCAGCAAAAAGAACATAGCTTGGAAAAGTGatcaagagaataaatttgGCTCTGATGTCTATCCAAAAAACTTCCAAAGTGGAGGTTTGATTGGGGGTGCCAAACTTAATGCAAGCATACCT TTGAGTGAACAAGAGGATCTTATTGTTTGGATGCGAACTGCGGCACTGCCAACTTTCAGAAAACTGTATGGGAAAATAGAGACAGACCTCGAAGCTAATGATGAAATAACAGTTGTAATACAGAACAATTACAACACCTACAGTTTTGGTGGCAAAAAGAGGCTGGTTCTTTCAACCACAAGCTGGATTGGTGGCAAAAATGATTTCCTGGGTGTAGCCTATCTTACTGTCGGTGGACTGTGCTTGTTCTTGGCTATTAGCTTCATACTTTTGTACGTGATCAAACCAAG GCCTCTTGGGGACCCATCCTACTTGTCATGGAACAGGGGACATACGAGTTAA